Proteins encoded within one genomic window of Ctenopharyngodon idella isolate HZGC_01 chromosome 6, HZGC01, whole genome shotgun sequence:
- the rp2 gene encoding protein XRP2, which produces MGCFFSKKSRRKSPNKDSALPTGDESATGNDLPETNNTALGSNSNQEAPKQYSWDKREKVDPKDFMLTGLKNETVGRLPGKLNGQQFVIQDCENCNIYVFDHSATITIDDCVNCRIVLGPVKGSVFFRDCKDIKCVVACQQFRTRDCKKMDVFLCCATQPIIESSTGMKFGCYQYYYPELAFHFKDAGLSIFNNNWSNIHDFTPVSGETNWSLLTEDTVVLEHVPLPDPESEFKSVRISSEASRSIVPLTKGGRRTESEESCLFVFFSGDYTTANARKLIDEATTKGFVLIQTKEVSMRPEDVNRVFQNNAESLTEWITKGPVVALELNGDGVVEACQSIANEVFNGTKVFVSESKQTSSRDVDNFFNFADMQMGL; this is translated from the exons ATGGGGTGCTTCTTCTCCAAAAAATCTAGGAGAAAATCTCCTAATAAAGACTCTGCTTTGCCCACTGGAGACGAGAGCGCTACGGGCAATGACCTCCCCGAAACCAACAACACTGCGCTGGGCAGCAACAGCAACCAGGAGGCTCCAAAGCAATACAGCTGGGACAAACGAGAAAAG GTTGATCCCAAAGACTTCATGCTGACAGGCCTCAAGAATGAGACTGTGGGTCGGTTGCCAGGCAAACTCAATGGCCAGCAGTTTGTCATTCAGGATTGTGAGAACTGTAACATCTACGTATTCGACCATTCAGCGACTATTACCATTGACGATTGTGTGAACTGCCGCATTGTGTTAGGTCCAGTCAAAGGCAGTGTGTTCTTCAGAGACTGCAAAGATATCAAGTGTGTGGTGGCCTGCCAGCAGTTCCGTACCAGAGACTGCAAGAAAATGGACGTCTTTTTGTGCTGCGCGACCCAGCCAATCATCGAGTCTTCTACGGGCATGAAGTTTGGCTGCTACCAGTATTACTACCCTGAGCTGGCTTTCCACTTTAAAGATGCGGGCCTCAGCATCTTTAACAACAACTGGAGCAATATTCATGACTTCACACCCGTTTCTGGAGAGACCAATTGGAGTCTCCTAACGGAGGATACTGTTGTCCTGGAACATGTGCCTCTACCAGATCCTGAGTCAGAATTCAAGTCTGTGAGAATCTCTTCTGAAGCAAGTCGGAGCATCGTGCCCCTGACCAAAGGAGGCCGGCGTACAGAAAGTGAAGAGTCCTGCCTGTTTGTCTTCTTTTCTGGGGACTACACAACTGCTAATGCCCGCAAGCTTATTGATGAG gCGACCACCAAAGGCTTTGTCCTCATTCAGACCAAAGAGGTTTCCATGCGCCCTGAGGATGTGAACCGAGTGTTCCAGAATAATGCAGAGAGCCTCACTGAGTGGATCACCAAAG GTCCAGTGGTAGCCCTTGAGCTGAACGGAGATGGTGTGGTGGAGGCGTGTCAATCCATTGCCAATGAAGTGTTTAACGGGACTAAG GTGTTTGTTTCTGAGAGCAAACAAACGTCCTCACGTGATGTCGACAACTTTTTCAACTTTGCTGACATGCAGATGGGACTGTGA